One Malus sylvestris chromosome 14, drMalSylv7.2, whole genome shotgun sequence DNA segment encodes these proteins:
- the LOC126598828 gene encoding late embryogenesis abundant protein At1g64065-like yields MAWKQNDAESLQSADELKRQKRIKLAIYIGIFIVFQIIVITAMSLTVMKVKTPKLRLGNINVQELNSAPTTPSFDTKFTTQIRVKNTNFGPYKFDEGTVTFLYQGATVGQVSIPKSKAGMLSTKIIDVEVSLSSSALSSSNIGNELSSGVLTLNSAARLTGKVELMFIMKKKKASTMNCTIAFALSSKTLKSLQCK; encoded by the coding sequence ATGGCTTGGAAACAAAATGATGCGGAATCGTTGCAGTCCGCTGATGAGCTGAAACGCCAGAAAAGAATCAAATTGGCCATATACATTGGTATTTTCATTGTGTTTCAGATTATAGTTATAACGGCTATGAGTCTTACTGTGATGAAAGTTAAGACCCCCAAGCTCAGGCTAGGCAACATCAACGTCCAAGAGCTCAACTCCGCCCCAACAACACCTTCATTTGACACTAAATTCACAACCCAAATCAGAGTCAAGAACACAAATTTTGGTCCATACAAGTTTGATGAAGGCACTGTCACGTTTTTGTACCAAGGCGCAACTGTCGGGCAAGTTTCTATTCCAAAGAGCAAGGCTGGAATGCTTTCCACCAAAATAATTGACGTTGAGGTGAGCTTGAGTTCAAGTGCATTGAGCAGTTCTAATATTGGGAATGAACTGAGCAGCGGGGTGTTGACTCTCAACAGCGCGGCTAGGTTAACTGGAAAGGTTGAATTGATGTTTataatgaaaaagaagaaggctTCCACCATGAACTGCACCATTGCATTTGCTCTGTCATCGAAGACGCTCAAAAGTTTGCAATGCAAGTGA
- the LOC126598830 gene encoding uncharacterized protein LOC126598830, which yields MEALRKPELKFPYPPSGKYYLVDVGYPHMNGYIGPYRGELYHLPEFRRGSQPRGKKEIFNQTHSSLRCTIERTFGVWKNRWTMIRLMRNFPFEKQVQIVVASMALHNFIRNYSMTDQEFQPYDDDDELLPLDMRKIIEMKRLLTKILLIGES from the exons ATGGAGGCCTTGAGAAAACCAGAATTGAAATTTCCTTATCCCCCTTCTG GTAAATATTATCTAGTTGATGTTGGATATCCACACATGAATGGATATATTGGACCTTATAGGGGTGAACTATATCATCTTCCTGAGTTTCGACGTGGAAGTCAGCCAAGAGGGAAAAAAGAGATATTTAATCAGACGCATTCATCCCTAAGGTGCACAATAGAAAGAACTTTTGGTGTTTGGAAAAACAGATGGACAATGATTCGTCTCATGCGTAACTTCCCTTTTGAAAAACAAGTACAAATTGTTGTTGCTTCAATGGCCTTGCATAATTTTATTAGAAATTATTCCATGACAGATCAAGAGTTCCAAccttatgatgatgatgatgagctACTTCCGCTGGACATGAGGAAGATCATAGAGATGAAGAGATTGTTGACGAAAATTTTACTCATAGGCGAGAGTTAG